From the genome of Saccharomyces paradoxus strain CBS432 chromosome XII sequence:
TGGCTTCATAAATCCAGTCGAAAGTTCACAGGTAAAGAAGACGAACCACTTGCCAGTATCGAACGACAAACCGGTTGAAAATGGGGACTCAGAGCTGAACGATGGCGACgtgaagataaaaaatacTGCAGAAACCACAGTACATGATGAGAAACATTATAgtgacgatgatgattcCAGTTATCAATTTGTCCCCATGAAACACCatgaacaagaacaagaacaagaacaaaatgCAACGTATAGAagtgaagaggaagaaagtgAAGACGACGATGACGACGAAGGAGATAGTGATTTTGATGTGGATACATTTGACATTGAAAATCCAGATAACACCCTTTCGGAGTTATTATTGTATTTAGAGCATCAAACGATGGACGTCATATCCACAATTCAATCGCTTTTGACATCGATCAAGAAGCCGCAGGTGACGAAGGGTAATTTGAGGGGGGAATCAAATGCAATTAACCAAGTGATAGGTCAGATGGTGGACGCCACTAGCATATCAATGGAGCAAAGTAGGAATgcaaatttgaagaaacatGGTGATTGGGTGGTACAAAGCTTGAGAGACTGTTCGCGTAGGATGACGATTTTGTGCCAATTAACCAGCGATGGAGTGCTAGCAAAGGAAAAGAGCGATCAAGATTATGCTGACAAAAACTTTAAACAGCGGTTAGCAGGTATTGCGTTTGATGTGGCCAAATGTACCAAGGAGCTGGTGAAAACCGTGGAAGAAGCGAGTTTGAAAGACGAGAtaaattatttgaattcGAAGTTGAAGTAGAGTAAGTAGTATTtagaggaggaagaaaagaaagagaaagacAATGAATAGAATGTATTATCTATAacatataataataatataatagtaGCAGTAgtaaacaataataataatattataatagaaaaaccataaaaaaatggtaaaaaTGTCATAAATGTTTGAAtattaaaatatatatatatatatatattatatatatagaaggtaatttttattgaatatAGAAATTTAAAGAGATATTATTAAAAACccgaaaaagaaaaagaaaaattaataaaaaaccGAACTAgtaaaagatttgaaaaaaaagagaaaattaGAAAGAGTATACCCACTATCCTTGAGTATTATTATAGGTTGCAATACCATCATCCAATATGCCCAGATTAAACCATTCATGGTCCAGAGCGTCTTTTGCGGTAATCCTTTTCGTTGGGTCGAATTCAAACATTTTCCTGAGCAGATCGATGAACCAGTACCAAAACAAGAAGGTTTCCTTATCGAGTTCATCAGTGGTTGAGATAGAAGAGGAATGTATTTGTCTTTTCCATGCCAGTTTCGAATTTATTAAGGACCAGTTTTTCTCAGGCGGTAGATTCCAATTGATGCTAAAACTATCGCCGTAGTCCTGTTTCAAGACCTTCGATATGTAAATATCTAAGCGATCACATGATTGCAATACCCTTTTCATGGATTTTTCAGTCGTTATGGTATCTCCGcgcttatttttttcaggcCATTGTAAGCTTAGCGTTTTCCTGTCGAAATGTTTTATCACCGTTGAATTTAGATCTGAGGGAGAGTTGCCCAATTTATGTTTGGATTTGTAAAACATCTTATCAATAATGTCCGTGGGGAAAGGGGTTCCGTTGATTCGTTGCATCATAGCCATATgttccaaattttcatgAATGGGGTAAAGGGACTCGCCAATGACCAATTCTACTAGGACACACGCGATGGACCAAATATCGCAGGGGAATGACCAACCCAAGCCAAGAACAATTTCTGGGGCTCTATAATGACGGGTGGATATTACAGGGGGATGATATTCGTAATGGAAAATTGCGCTACCAAAATCGATGATTTTAATTTCtggatttttcaagattttgCGTTTCCCCTTACTGGCTTCACGACGCCTCTTGCTTAGTGACTGTACGGTCTTTAGAGGCAATTTTTGAGCAATATGGGTTTCGTCACAAATGAGGATGTTTTCCGGTTTCAAATCCGTGTGTATTATGCCCAAATCGTGCAAGAAGCAAACGGATCTGATCAACTGCCTGGCAATGGCCTGTATATGAGAGCCCGGAAACCTGGCAATACCGTTGGAGCACATGAAATCGTAAATGGACCGGCCGTATAGATCTGTCACCAAACAGATGTGGTTCTTGTAATCGAAACACTCTCTTAGTAGGAGGCACTGGAACTGACCTTGAGGGTCGTTGTTCAGGATGGTCTGTAGAATTCTTAGTTCTGTCTTGGCGGCTTCTCTATATCTATCCACAGCCCTTATTACTTTTACAGCCACATAATTAGGTTCGTACTTATTATCAATGCATTTGAGTACTTTACCAAACGTACCCTGACCCAGCAAGTCCTTTACAACAAAGCGGCCTCCACTGCCGAAAATGTCGTTTTCTTGGTAAACGTAGTGACCGTCCTTGtcagttttgaaatttgatTTATTGGACGATGCACTTTCCGAAGAGCTGTTTGATTTGAATTTCCGTAGTGAAGAGCCAATTTGCCTCTTAAGATTGGATTGAGGCATGGAAGCCACTTGTGCCGGTGGGTTGTAAAATGGAGAAGTGCTGTGAGCAATTGTGAGATTCACCGCCTTGTTGCCTTCCAAAGTCTTTGCACAGGACCCCGTCAGATGCAACAGCTCATTTTCAGTTTGCGTTACTCTTGGCACGATAGCGTTGCTTTGATCGGGAACACTAAAATAGTTTGATTGGTAGCTCAGTTTCGATAGCGGCAACTGGGGCAGTGAGATGgttctttgctttttgaatttttttggtgtcGTGATGTACGTACTATTGCTTGTAGCTGTGACACCGCACCCTGCATTATTTGAAGTACCagtattattgttattgttaataCTGCTGCTACTGGGCAAAATCAAAGGCGACGAAAACTGTATTGGCTGCtctttgataaaaataatgtcaTCGTCAGCGTCCTCATCCACTCGACTGCTATTATGATTATTACTGTTATTGATTGTAGTGTTAATAATGCGCGGCTCCTCATCCAGCTCTATGGCATTTTCATTGTCCAAGAACAACTGATGTTGGTGCTGCCGAGGACGGAGCGGATTGTCAGCTTGGTTCAGGTCTAGACTGTTCCTCAGATTGTCTGTTAGGAACGAGTTCTGCCGAGCAAACATCTCGTCCAGCAACTTATTAGTGCGCGTTTCTTCGAAGTTGTCCAAAAAGGTCTTATTAGAGCTTGCATTTTCAGAAGGGCCCGTAGTAGTGGAATTATTCATATTTGCTCTTGAACGTTTTCTCGTGccaatttgaatattctgTGACATAACTAGGGTACGCGGAAGAAAAGGCAATAAAGAAGGGCAGTATGTGTATACGTTAGTGTTCGTGTGCTAAATCTTCGACTTAGTAAGTACTGTGTTTCTTTCactctttttctttcttctacttcctgtcttttttttttttttttgggtttgCTTGCTGTCTGGCCTAGTATTTCGTGTGTATAATATCTATTTAGTTAGCGTAAGCACGAGGAGTCACTGTActgtttccttttccttggTGGTGAAGTAACAATACTTTGTAAATCCGGTAGATCTGGGAAGTAAATACTAAACTTTATTCTAATATAGGAACTTCATAATATAAAATCCAACGCACGATGCtagagataaaaaaagagggTGGGATGTGGAGCCAGAATTCAAATCAGAAAATCGGAATCAGAGAGTAAACCAGCATTGCAACCAGGTAGTAAGCCGTATCGTTAACTACGCCAAAGCTTTTTCCCTTCGCTGTCTGTTTCCTCGCAACTTTATGTCCGGCCACTCACTAAGCCAAAGCGAGAGGAGAGAAGAAGCTTTGTGGAAAAACCGCCCAATCACGCTGACCCCTTTGGACCGTTTGTCCGCCCcctaaaaaaaagaaacggaCGGGCCTGGGCCCGCACAGCCTCGGGCAGGGTCACTTCGCGTTGTCTCGGCGGctatttcaaaaagaatttcttCTACACCTTAGGCAAACGTTACCATGCTAATAGCTGCATCCGGCTTTGGCATCTGCTTGGTATTTCAATCTGGGCGGCTACTTGTTATCTGAGGTGCCACTACTGGTGCCACTACTGGTGCCACTACTGGTGCCACTACTAGTTTTACCACTGTTGCTAGGAGCGTCCTCAGGAAGGCCTAAATGAGCCCATTCATCGTAGTCCATCAATTGGTGGTCCATCCTGCACCGCAGGTAGTCCTTGGCAAGCAGCCTGCAGTTCATTGcgttttcattttgcaCAAGTTGCATACATTTGAGATATTCTTGCATGTACTTGGTGCACTCGCCATCGTGGTCTAGCGGGAACGAACCTCTCTCGGGTGGAGTAGGTCTCAATGCACTCAGCGAGCTTCCTGGGTTTCCTGACATTGGTTTCCTGTGTTATGTTTTGTAAATGATTGTTTTGTTTAGTGCGTTTgcttgttttttttgaagtataatagaaagaaagaacggaagaaaatttttttttccctcttgTTCGCTTCATTTGGTTTTTCGTTTCTCAACTCCGTGGATTTAAGCGCTTTCTTTCCCTGGTTGGACCGCCGAAGGGAAGATGCAGAGACGCTGAGataaaaaactttttggaCTATTGCTTTGGAAAGTTAAATGAACCTTTCAAGGGTCGGGTAATGGATATAATTCACAGTAAAGGAGAGAGAAACTTTATGGGTATCGGAAGGTGTAGACAAATAAGCTACATTTGTGCTACTTGATCGGGAGTACTGAAGTACGCGGCACGGGTAACTTATGCTGTGCACTAAGAGAGGAGAAGGCATCAAAAATGTAAAGGCGGTGTAGTCGGCGAAAATACCACGACTATTACTACTCAAGTGATGCGTTAACTTGATTTTGTCTTGACACGTGAACGTATACAAATAAGTCCTTTGTTTGGAATGTTCGAACGATGGGcggcaaagaaaaaagaaaaaaagtcaaaacAATGTTCCTGTAGCCGCTTATGAGGAGGAAGATCCTTCATTGAATAGTCTTaaacatatacatatatatataggaCACAACAGTTATATTCAGTATTATCTCCCCACGCATATGATGTGCCTGACAACCGTGGCATATTCGTCGGACGAATATGCAACTTCTACCACCTTCGCGCGAAGTTCGGAATTATCCGAAACTAGCGTCCTCCGTCCTGCTGTCCCAACCTCCAAAATGGTTCAGGTCTGGAGATTTATTCCTACTAGTGCCTATTCTCGCTTCGCCAGTTTCTTTAAGTTTTAATGTTGAAGtgcttttttcaacatgATCGCCCAGTAAGGGAGCAATTGAGCGAGGAAGAAAGCGTCAAACACGTCAGACGTTGAGATTCGTATGTTTAAGCTAAATGTATTTaagttaaaataaaaacgaGTGACAGAAAAGGTGAGAAAcctgaaaatatttacgTTCACTCGCTACATAGAAGCATGGAGACTACTTCATGGTCTCAATCTCTTTGGATCTCTTGGGAACAATGAAGCTCTtctgatatttttcaagtccAAGTAGAACATAACAACTCTTTCCAAACCGATACCACCACCAGCGTGTGGAGGACATCCGTAGCTGAACCCGTCACAGTAGTCCTTTAGACCTGGGTCCTCAGGAGATAAACCGTGAACTTTCATCCTTTCCTGTAATAGGGCATGGTCGTGGATACGTTGTGCACCGGACAGGATCTCTTCACCTCTCATGAAGAAATCATACGAGTTAGAATATTTGGGGTTAGCTGGGTCAGGCATTGTGTAAAAGGGACGGATCTCCAAGGGGAACTTGTCCAAGATGTAAAAGTCGGTATCGTATTTGTCGCGAACCAGTTTACCTAAgaacttttcattttcggTACTTaagtcttcaaaatcacCGATTTCCTTACCGGCAGCTCTTAGCATTTCAATACCTTCTTTGTATGTTAGACGAACCATCTTACCATCCTTGGGcaatttgaattcttcCACAGGATATTGCTTACGTACCAACTCAATTTCGTGAGCAAATCTCTTGGGCAATTCACTGAAAATAAACACAAACAACTCACTCAATGTGTCCAAAACTTCGTGGTAATGTTCTTCGAATGCCATTTCCATGTCCAAACCGGTGAACTCGGTCATGTGACGGTGGGTGTTAGAGTTTTCGGCTCTGAACACAGGTCCAATTTCGAAAACTCTTTCAAAGTCGGCTACGATCAACTGTTGCTTGTTAAATTGTGGAGATTGAGCTAGGTAGGCCTTCCCTTTGAAGTATGTCACCTCGAACACACTGGAACCACCTTCACTTGGTGCACCCAATAGTTTTGGTGTGTGTACTTCGGTGAATTTCTTTGTGGCTAAATATTCTCTAAAAAGCTCACAAACACCAGCTTGAATTCTGAAAATAGCTTGGTTGGTGACGGTCCTCAGGTCAATGACACGGTAGTCTAATCTCGTGTCCAAGTTGACCACGGGCAAACCAGCAGCTTCAGCTTCAGCTTCGGAACGAGAGGCATCTTCTAAAAGGATTGGAAGTGCTTCTGGAGTCTCGGAAATGGTGTAAATTTTGGTGATGTGAATTTCCAGATTTTGCACAGTAGCAGACTTGATTGGCTCATCTACCTTCTTGACAATACCTCTGACAAGGACGATGGACTCCAAATTTAAAGAACCAGCCCATTTGACCATGTTTTTGCTGATAGTACCTTCCTTGTTAGCCTTTACCAGACCTTGGATCAAAGAAGCTTGTTGCCTCAAAGTTAAAAAGGCCAATGTTGCACCTTGCTGTCTAGTGTTGTGGATTCTAGCCCTGAACAAGACTTCTTTGTCGCTGTCCTTAGCCTCATCCAAGTCAACAAACTTGGCACGCTTTTCACCGGTTCTGTCGGAATCGCGAGACTGAATCAATGGCAACTTACCATAATTGTCCTTCGCGGTGTCTTCGGCAGcagctttcttttcacGGGCTTCCCTTTCAGCTTCCAACTGAAGGGCTCTTTCCTCCTTCTTTCTCTGTTTCTCTTGCTCTTTCtgcaatttcttcaaagccTTTTTGGACAATGGCTTACCATCTTCCCCAAGAATAACTTGGGCAGGTTCTGCAGATTCTTCAACAGCTTTGACAATATTTTCGTCTTGAGACATCGTGTAAAgagcttcttttttcttttacaatTAAGCTTAAAAGACCGTTCCAGCCAATGACTGAAAACTTAAACAATTTGGTTGTCTTACTTCATCCTTATATGACattaaataatttttcatttcttcttttttcacgAAAATGCGTCATAAGGTACTCGTCACTGATGATTTCATAGCCCATAAAGCAACAGCACAATATAAAGAGTTCCCATGGATGAATGCGGCCGtcttatttattttctataaaCTCAATGGTACAAAATGCGACTGTGATGCCATATATGACTTCATGATACCATGGTtgtatctttattttggtCTAGCTCCCTGAGAAATCGCTCATGCACAAACACTGTAACTGAATCTAAAGGAAACGTATGTCCTGCTTGGAGGATTAGAAACAAACCATTCTCGCTGTATCTGCAATGAATATTCACACCAAAAAGTAGATCTTCAAGTTGTATCTTTAGCGTCGACTTGCCAAATCTACGTGCGGCTGTACCGCATCATTGAAAATAGCATGTGCAGGCTCGCAAAATTTAAGGGTTCCCTCTTAAAACAGTACTCACTATAGCTTTTTTTACttataataatgaaaacgaGAAACTATATTTAAGGGCCATTTATAAGCCGTCGTCAGAATGAATAACGCTATGCCATATGCCGGCATGACGACTACCATCAAAGATAAGGAAGGCCACGGGGTTCCATGCTTACAACCCATCGATGTGGTGGAATGTATGCATCAATATTTCACAAAATCACGGGATAAACTGTCCTTAAGGATAGGCGATTTGATTTACGTACTAAATAAAGGTTCTAATGGCTGGTGGGATGGTGTCCTTATAAGTCACAGCGctaataatagtaattcGTTGACGCTAGACAGAGGTTGGTTCCCCCCTTCCTTTACACGCTCTATTTTACACGAATCACGCTGGACACCCACCATCGGTGATGACTTGGAAATATTCCAGGCGGGTTTTAATCTTAAACTGGAATTATCAAGCAACCCAGTAATCTTATCATTAGAAGACCTTTTAGACTGTTGTCGCGACATTGAATTTAAGGAACAACTGGTTTGGTCACCTACTCCCGCAcatggaaagaaaaactgctGTGAGCTTTTGTACTATAACCAGGATTTAGATGTTTATTGCCGCACCTTGCCATATTTACCACAAGATCAACTGGAAACAATAAAtgattcttcatctttttccCCAATATCCAACATAATTCGTAAAAAGATGCCCATAACGTCAAGCCCAGATCTGTTTTATCTCAATGATTGTGATGTCGTCTATTGGTATGACCTCACTCGCTTAGTTTGTCATTATGTTAATTTAACAGAGCGCGAGCTGTTGAGAAATGACAGGGAAAGTTTTCTAACTTCTTTGGATTTATTATCAGTTCAAATAACTTATGTTTATACGCTCTTTAGGAATCTTGGTTTAGTTGAAGACAGCTTCAAAAAAACCCTCAAAAAGCTAATTTACACATTGTCTAAGTTCtcaataaattcaaatatttggTTTCATTCCGCTTCCTATGAAGAAAGAGGAATCACGGTCTCACAGGAGGATTCAAGAGAAAAGTCCCCGCTTCTACAATCAATTTTAggaacttttcaaaaatttcattttctattACGTTTATTGCATTTCCTCTCACATCCTAACGAATTTACCATATTACCTC
Proteins encoded in this window:
- the KNS1 gene encoding serine/threonine protein kinase KNS1 (Protein kinase involved in negative regulation of PolIII transcription~similar to YLL019C), which gives rise to MSQNIQIGTRKRSRANMNNSTTTGPSENASSNKTFLDNFEETRTNKLLDEMFARQNSFLTDNLRNSLDLNQADNPLRPRQHQHQLFLDNENAIELDEEPRIINTTINNSNNHNSSRVDEDADDDIIFIKEQPIQFSSPLILPSSSSINNNNNTGTSNNAGCGVTATSNSTYITTPKKFKKQRTISLPQLPLSKLSYQSNYFSVPDQSNAIVPRVTQTENELLHLTGSCAKTLEGNKAVNLTIAHSTSPFYNPPAQVASMPQSNLKRQIGSSLRKFKSNSSSESASSNKSNFKTDKDGHYVYQENDIFGSGGRFVVKDLLGQGTFGKVLKCIDNKYEPNYVAVKVIRAVDRYREAAKTELRILQTILNNDPQGQFQCLLLRECFDYKNHICLVTDLYGRSIYDFMCSNGIARFPGSHIQAIARQLIRSVCFLHDLGIIHTDLKPENILICDETHIAQKLPLKTVQSLSKRRREASKGKRKILKNPEIKIIDFGSAIFHYEYHPPVISTRHYRAPEIVLGLGWSFPCDIWSIACVLVELVIGESLYPIHENLEHMAMMQRINGTPFPTDIIDKMFYKSKHKLGNSPSDLNSTVIKHFDRKTLSLQWPEKNKRGDTITTEKSMKRVLQSCDRLDIYISKVLKQDYGDSFSINWNLPPEKNWSLINSKLAWKRQIHSSSISTTDELDKETFLFWYWFIDLLRKMFEFDPTKRITAKDALDHEWFNLGILDDGIATYNNTQG
- the COX19 gene encoding Cox19p (Aspartyl-tRNA synthetase, primarily cytoplasmic~similar to YLL018C); the encoded protein is MSGNPGSSLSALRPTPPERGSFPLDHDGECTKYMQEYLKCMQLVQNENAMNCRLLAKDYLRCRMDHQLMDYDEWAHLGLPEDAPSNSGKTSSGTSSGTSSGTSSGTSDNK
- the DPS1 gene encoding aspartate--tRNA ligase DPS1 (Aspartyl-tRNA synthetase, primarily cytoplasmic~similar to YLL018C), coding for MSQDENIVKAVEESAEPAQVILGEDGKPLSKKALKKLQKEQEKQRKKEERALQLEAEREAREKKAAAEDTAKDNYGKLPLIQSRDSDRTGEKRAKFVDLDEAKDSDKEVLFRARIHNTRQQGATLAFLTLRQQASLIQGLVKANKEGTISKNMVKWAGSLNLESIVLVRGIVKKVDEPIKSATVQNLEIHITKIYTISETPEALPILLEDASRSEAEAEAAGLPVVNLDTRLDYRVIDLRTVTNQAIFRIQAGVCELFREYLATKKFTEVHTPKLLGAPSEGGSSVFEVTYFKGKAYLAQSPQFNKQQLIVADFERVFEIGPVFRAENSNTHRHMTEFTGLDMEMAFEEHYHEVLDTLSELFVFIFSELPKRFAHEIELVRKQYPVEEFKLPKDGKMVRLTYKEGIEMLRAAGKEIGDFEDLSTENEKFLGKLVRDKYDTDFYILDKFPLEIRPFYTMPDPANPKYSNSYDFFMRGEEILSGAQRIHDHALLQERMKVHGLSPEDPGLKDYCDGFSYGCPPHAGGGIGLERVVMFYLDLKNIRRASLFPRDPKRLRP